The Triticum aestivum cultivar Chinese Spring chromosome 3A, IWGSC CS RefSeq v2.1, whole genome shotgun sequence genome includes a region encoding these proteins:
- the LOC123057817 gene encoding premnaspirodiene oxygenase-like — protein sequence MVLTMDDDLVYLCSALVVSVLAIAAVQLLKPRPRLPPGPLNLPVIGSAHRLVNALPHRTMRELAGVYGPLMYLRVGHVPVVVVTSKEVAREILKTHDAIFATRPKLMSGDIVAYGSTDLLFCPTPGDYFRKLRKLCVQEILSNDRIRSFQDVREDEVRSLVEDIRAAGPSAPLDLSRKIYKLTNGIVSRAAFGMKSSKAEDFVAAIKHSFVYSTGFSIPDLFPGFTGILSFLTGMRRNLEGVRDTIDGILEEIIDEREKILKSGRSTASEKNLVEVLLGLIGNEDFGFPITRSTVKAVVLDIFAGGTETSGTSMEWAMSELMMNPKVMRKLQGEIREAFRGKEFISETDLRASGSCIKYLGLVIKETFRLHPPAPILVPRESTEACEINGYVIPAKTRVIINSWAIMRDPQYWEDAEEFRPERFEGSRMDFHGGCFEYTPFGSGKRMCPGFNYGMASMELTLVQLLHSFDWSLPEGVDRLDMTETVSLSLTRKTHLMLRAVPHAPPPSS from the exons ATGGTTCTCACCATGGACGACGATCTTGTCTACCTGTGCTCTGCTTTGGTCGTGTCGGTGTTAGCCATCGCGGCTGTCCAGCTCCTGAAGCCGCGACCACGGCTGCCGCCGGGGCCGCTGAACCTGCCGGTGATCGGGAGCGCGCACCGGCTGGTGAACGCGCTGCCGCACCGCACGATGCGCGAGCTGGCCGGCGTGTACGGCCCGCTCATGTACCTCCGCGTCGGGCACGTGCCCGTGGTGGTGGTCACCTCCAAGGAGGTCGCCCGCGAGATCCTCAAGACCCACGACGCCATCTTCGCCACCCGGCCCAAGCTCATGTCCGGCGACATCGTCGCCTACGGCTCCACGGACCTCCTCTTCTGCCCCACCCCCGGCGACTACTTCCGCAAGCTCCGAAAGCTGTGCGTCCAGGAGATCCTGAGCAACGACCGCATCCGCTCCTTCCAGGACGTCAGGGAGGACGAGGTTCGCAGCCTCGTCGAGGACATCCGGGCGGCCGGGCCGTCGGCGCCGCTGGACCTCAGCAGGAAGATCTACAAATTGACGAACGGCATCGTCTCCCGGGCGGCGTTCGGCATGAAGAGCAGCAAGGCCGAGGACTTCGTGGCGGCCATCAAGCACAGCTTCGTCTACAGCACCGGCTTCTCCATCCCTGACCTCTTCCCTGGTTTCACGGGGATCCTCAGCTTCCTCACCGGCATGAGGAGGAACCTCGAGGGCGTTCGTGACACCATCGACGGCATCCTGGAGGAGATCATCGACGAGAGGGAGAAAATCCTCAAGAGTGGCAGGTCAACCGCGTCGGAGAAGAACCTGGTGGAAGTTCTCCTCGGCCTCATTGGGAATGAAGACTTTGGCTTCCCCATCACCCGCTCCACTGTCAAAGCAGTTGTCCTG GACATATTTGCGGGTGGGACAGAGACATCAGGAACCTCCATGGAGTGGGCCATGTCAGAGCTGATGATGAACCCAAAggtgatgaggaagctgcaaggcGAGATCAGGGAGGCGTTCCGCGGCAAGGAGTTCATCTCCGAGACCGATCTCCGGGCGAGTGGCAGCTGCATCAAGTACCTGGGCCTGGTGATCAAGGAGACGTTCAGGCTGCACCCACCAGCCCCCATCCTGGTGCCTCGAGAGAGCACGGAGGCCTGCGAGATCAACGGGTACGTGATCCCGGCCAAGACGAGAGTGATCATAAATTCATGGGCCATCATGAGGGACCCTCAGTACTGGGAAGACGCTGAGGAGTTCAGGCCAGAGAGGTTCGAGGGGAGTCGCATGGACTTCCATGGCGGCTGCTTCGAGTACACGCCGTTCGGGTCCGGGAAGAGGATGTGCCCCGGCTTCAACTACGGCATGGCTAGCATGGAGCTCACCCTGGTGCAGCTCTTGCACTCGTTCGACTGGAGCCTCCCGGAGGGCGTCGATCGACTCGACATGACCGAGACCGTGTCGCTGAGCTTGACCAGGAAGACGCACCTCATGCTGCGCGCTGTCCCTCATGCACCACCGCCTTCCTCCTAA
- the LOC123057818 gene encoding desmethyl-deoxy-podophyllotoxin synthase, which translates to MLPTKELVGQDLQYSYYHYLVFSAVLLLPLLVLKLRLRQRKDKDGNNPPPGPWRLPVIGSLHHLVSLAGALPHHVMRDLAGRHGPLMLLRLGELPLVVASSAEAAMAVMKTHDAAFATRPQTATLRALTKDGLGVIYAPNSDHWRQLRKLVTTELLSARRVKGLRVTREAEVSSLVASIASASASRSCKEPVNLSSLLSRFVTDVTTRSVVGDWITEREAYLEAKRQVVKMAAKFSLADLFPSSRLARMCSGGVRQAEACNREINRIMGKVIEDHQARRSAGTGGKEEVILDVLLRTQIDGVPLDMGTIRAVILDLFAAGSESFATTLEWALAELIRNPTTLHKAQSEVRRALAGQTRVSEDALRDLPYLHLVIKETLRLHPTGPLLLPRECREPCRVLGFDVPQGAMVLVNAWAIGRDAASWGADADEFRPERFQGDGSAVEFYGTDYQFLPFGAGRRMCPGVLFALANVELAMASLLYHFDWELPGGVDPTKLDMTEGSGLSARRKSELWLNATVQVTVPE; encoded by the exons ATGCTCCCAACCAAGGAATTAGTGGGGCAAGACCTCCAATACTCCTACTACCATTACCTCGTCTTCTCCGCGGTCCTACTGCTCCCTCTTCTCGTCCTCAAGCTCCGGCTCCGGCAACGCAAAGACAAAGACGGCAACAACCCGCCTCCCGGCCCATGGCGCCTGCCGGTCATCGGCAGCCTGCACCACCTCGTGAGCCTCGCGGGCGCACTCCCACACCATGTCATGCGAGACCTTGCCGGGCGGCACGGCCCGCTGATGCTGCTCCGCCTTGGGGAGCTCCCCCTCGTGGTCGCGTCGTCGGCCGAAGCGGCGATGGCGGTCATGAagacccacgacgccgcgttcgcCACGCGGCCGCAGACGGCCACGCTCCGCGCGCTCACCAAGGACGGCCTCGGCGTCATCTACGCGCCCAACAGCGACCACTGGCGCCAGCTCCGCAAGCTGGTCACCACCGAGCTGCTTAGCGCGCGGCGCGTCAAAGGGCTCCGCGTCACCCGCGAGGCCGAGGTCTCCAGCCTCGTGGCGTCCATCGCGTCGGCgtcggcttcgcggtcctgcaagGAGCCCGTCAACCTCAGCTCCCTGCTGTCCAGGTTCGTCACCGACGTCACGACGCGCTCCGTGGTGGGCGACTGGATCACCGAGCGCGAGGCCTACCTGGAGGCGAAGCGGCAGGTCGTAAAGATGGCTGCCAAGTTCAGCCTCGCCGATCTGTTCCCGTCGTCGCGTCTCGCCCGCATGTGCAGCGGAGGAGTGCGCCAGGCGGAGGCGTGCAACCGTGAGATCAACCGTATCATGGGCAAGGTCATCGAGGACCACCAAGCAAGGAGGTCGGCTGGCACCGGCGGCAAGGAAGAGGTCATCCTCGACGTGCTGCTCAGGACACAGATTGACGGTGTGCCTCTCGACATGGGAACCATCCGTGCCGTCATCCTC GATCTTTTCGCCGCCGGGAGCGAGAGCTTCGCAACGACGCTGGAGTGGGCCTTGGCGGAGCTGATACGGAACCCGACCACGCTCCACAAGGCGCAGTCCGAGGTGCGACGCGCCCTCGCCGGACAGACCCGCGTATCGGAGGACGCCCTGCGCGACCTCCCCTACCTGCATCTGGTCATCAAGGAGACTCTGCGGCTGCATCCCACAGGCCCTTTGCTCCTCCCGCGGGAGTGCCGGGAGCCCTGCCGCGTCCTCGGCTTCGATGTGCCCCAGGGTGCCATGGTGCTTGTCAACGCCTGGGCGATTGGCCGCGACGCCGCCAGCTGGGGCGCTGACGCCGACGAGTTCAGGCCGGAGAGATTCCAAGGCGACGGCAGCGCGGTGGAATTCTATGGGACGGACTACCAGTTCCTCCCGTTCGGCGCAGGCCGGAGGATGTGCCCTGGCGTATTGTTCGCCCTCGCCAACGTGGAGCTCGCCATGGCCAGCCTTCTCTACCATTTCGACTGGGAGCTCCCGGGTGGCGTCGATCCGACTAAGCTGGACATGACGGAGGGGTCCGGGCTCTCTGCAAGGAGGAAGAGCGAGTTATGGTTGAATGCCACTGTTCAAGTCACTGTTCCTGAGTGA